From the genome of Vicia villosa cultivar HV-30 ecotype Madison, WI linkage group LG2, Vvil1.0, whole genome shotgun sequence, one region includes:
- the LOC131649802 gene encoding uncharacterized protein LOC131649802 yields MEQIQEPMAEMRAQLTKQMNAQMAQFMEELANVTRGQEDLRVLVENSRRTENYGHQYGLFDNVSGRIDDHRDENEFRRPHYVAYNPFNQNQGFPPPPPSRLLGRRDNQNRGNQDFNFENVDQLSRHSAEGAHEEVERYRLIEERLRAVEGKGVLGMDINDLGLVSGVRILPKFKVPTFDKYNGATCPMTHVKAYYRKMSVYLEEEGFLMHFFQDSLAGASLEWYVQLERSHIHSWRDLVEAFIKHYQYNMEYAQKWRELAARVQPPMTEREIIDMFNGTLSGHYYLACSASANFSEMVRYGKHVEMGLKMGKIQLGASSNASSGKKQAEGYARRKEGNADAVYGRNGQGRNNSQVNVVTIPVPQQQQQHQHGQRPNNNRYPPRTRPHRNFDAIPMTYSQLLQHLLSIKKITLRDASNAPDTQSPNYNANARCAFHSGVAGHDTKRCIALKKQGAGPIGSEYDTIHANAEHCQQSNAYSWRGRKGECY; encoded by the coding sequence ATGGAGCAGATACAGGAGCCGATGGCTGAGATGCGAGCTCAGTTAACTAAACAGATGAATGCACAGATGGCACAGTTTATGGAGGAGTTGGCTAACGTCACCAGGGGCCAAGAGGATTTGCGAGTTCTTGTCGAGAATTCCAGGAGGACCGAAAATTACGGACATCAGTATGGTTTGTTTGACAATGTGTCGGGCCGTATTGACGATCATCGTGATGAGAATGAGTTCAGACGTCCTCACTATGTGGCTTATAATCCTTTCAACCAGAATCAGGGTTTTCCTCCACCGCCTCCATCTCGTCTGTTAGGGAGGAGAGATAATCAGAATCGTGGTAATCAGGATTTCAATTTCGAGAACGTTGATCAGTTGTCAAGGCATAGTGCTGAGGGTGCGCATGAGGAAGTTGAAAGGTATCGTCTGATTGAGGAACGTTTGAGGGCtgttgaaggcaaaggggtgttGGGTATGGATATCAATGATCTGGGTCTGGTGTCAGGCGTGAGGATTCTGCCAAAGTTCAAGGTCCCGACTTTTGACAAGTATAATGGGGCGACCTGCCCAATGACACATGTCAAAGCATATTACCGGAAAATGTCTGTGTATTTAGAAGAGGAAGGCTTTCTGAtgcacttcttccaggatagtcttgCTGGGGCATCCTTGGAGTGGTATGTTCAACTTGAGCGATCTCACAtccattcttggagagatctCGTGGAAGCTTTCATTAAGCACTATCAATACAACATggaatatgctcagaaatggcGCGAGCTAGCGGCAAGAGTTCAACCACCTATGACTGAGCGTGAGATAATTGACATGTTCAACGGTACTTTGTCTGGACACTACTACTTGGCTTGCAGTGCTTCCGCAAATTTTtctgaaatggtgagatatggCAAACATGTGGAGATGGGTCTAAAAATGGGGAAAATTCAGTTGGGAGCCTCTTCTAACGCTTCTAGTGGCAAGAAGCAAGCTGAGGGTTATGCCAGAAGGAAGGAAGGAAATGCGGATGCCGTGTACGGAAGGAATGGTCAAGGGAGAAATAATTCGCAGGTTAATGTTGTTACTATTCCTGTgccgcagcaacaacaacaacatcagcatGGACAACGTCCTAACAACAATCGCTACCCTCCCAGGACTAGGCCTCACAGAAATTTTGATGCCATTCCTATGACGTATTCCCAATTGTTGCAGCATTTACTCAGTATCAAGAAAATAACTTTGAGGGATGCTTCTAACGCTCCAGATACACAGTCTCCGAACTACAACGCGAATGCGCGTTGTGCTTTCCATTCTGGTGTTGCGGGGCACGATACCAAAAGATGCATTGCTTTGAAAAAACAAGGTGCAGGACCTATTGGATCAGAATATGATACAATTCACGCCAACGCCGAACATTGTCAACAATCCAATGCCTACTCATGGAGGGGGCGCAAGGGTGAATGCTATTGA
- the LOC131649803 gene encoding F-box/kelch-repeat protein At3g23880-like has product MAPTTEEFNDDPLPTLPRSLKSSAGSLGSTSASQPLATSITANTFKSIAASCDDILCLCDKRLGFVLLWNPSIRKFKELPPFQNNAIPNKVYMTFKFGYDQVSDIYKVVVLYYIESKLFDTTKVKVHALDTNSWKTTQTFTFGAFCDEQPETFVRGIINWMAYTQWTRNRPLFILSFDLGNDSYQKLLPPTHAKINPDYLRLSVLS; this is encoded by the exons ATGGCGCCGACGACGGAGGAATTTAACGATGATCCACTTCCTACTCTTCCTAGGTCGCTGAAATCTTCTGCAG GTTCACTAGGAAGCACCTCAGCCTCTCAACCACTCGCCACATCAATTACGGCAAATACTTTCAAAAGTATCGCTGCTTCTTGTGACGACATCCTTTGTCTTTGCGATAAACGTCTAGGTTTTGTTCTTTTGTGGAATCCTTCTATTAGAAAATTCAAGGAATTGCCCCCTTTTCAAAATAATGCAATTCCTAACAAGGTTTATATGACCTTCAAATTCGGTTATGATCAAGTTTCTGATATTTACAAAGTCGTTGTTCTTTACTACATTGAATCTAAGTTGTTTGACACTACTAAAGTCAAAGTTCATGCTTTGGATACCAATTCTTGGAAAACCACTCAGACCTTTACTTTTGGTGCTTTTTGTGATGAACAACCCGAAACATTTGTAAGAGGTATCATTAACTGGATGGCCTATACTCAATGGACTCGCAATCGTCCCCTctttattctttcttttgattTGGGAAATGACTCTTATCAAAAGCTTTTGCCTCCTACTCATGCAAAGATCAATCCTGATTACTTGAGATTGTCTGTCTTGTCTTGA